A region of the Exiguobacterium aurantiacum DSM 6208 genome:
ATGATCGGACGAAACGTCTTCATCTCGAGACGTAGGCGATGTCACTTCACCGGTGCGACCTTCCTCTATTTGTTCATCATGTATATTGTCTTCGGTTGATTCATGCTCGAGTTCACGTTTACGCCGTTCAACACGCGACAACCGTTGTTCTTCATTCATATGGATTACCTCAATCTTTAGATTTTCTTCTATTATTACGGACCAATCGCATTCTGACAATGAATCATGCAAAAATCCGCCTTAAGCATGAGTCGTCATGATTGTTTCAAATGAAAACCGGGAAAGGAATAATAATTGGTGTCTGCCTATCGCCGTGAAGGCAGGCCGTTGAACGTCCTCTCGAAAGGAGGGAGAGCAAATGCGCATTGGGAAGTTACGCATGTTGTTAGAGCAATATGGCGAGGCCACGTTACGAGATATCATCGCGGAGATGTATCGACATATCCCGAAAAACGTGATCGAGGAAAAAGAAATTGATTTTATGCTCGGTCAGTTCACGCGTTATAAAGAGCAAAAGTCGTCAGACGAGCGGCATTCGCTCTCACAGACGATCGTCCTCGCGGAACGTTTCGTCGAACTTGCATACGACCAACTGTATCTGCTGCCAAATCAAGTCATGAGTGAACGAGATCAAAAAAATTGGTATATCCATGCCAAGAAAATTATTCGCGACTTGACATACTATGCCGAGAACGATGCCGAAGCACGCACGATGTACGAAGAAATGTTTTTTTTACTTTCTTCTTCAGCGGGCGAAGAACCGCTCTTTACTACGAGCGACCCGTTTCGTTTATTGAAACTTTCCCAGAAAGTCATGCTCACGCAACTGATCCACTACTATCGTCTCGACGCACCGACATCTGATGTTTGGATCGATCGTTCCCTTTACACGGCACTTCATATCCCAAAAGATGTCGACTCGACCCGAATCGATTTACTCTCGACTTTGCTTGCCCAGCCGTTCACCCCGTCTGAATGGTCCCTGTTCCACCGCCGTGTCGCATCGCTCTGTGAGCGGACGTTGGCGAAAGCATACGTCGACGATCAAGCTCTTGAAGACTATCAAGCATTGAAGATGCTTGAGCTTGAACTACTCGTCGAACGGGGCCGTTTGTCCGAAGCTGAGCAGAAACTGTTCGCAGAATATATCCCTTTCTTCTCCCATCGCTCTGAACCGTTCCAAGTTTATATCGACTTACTCGAAAGCCGTGGTCATCTTGACGAGACAAAGCGCCTGCGCCGCCTCGCCAAGGAAAAACGAATCCCGTTTTGACTTGCTCCCCAATAGGTAGACAGATGATTTCTTAAATCTGTTTTTCCTACCGGGGGATTTTTTTTGGCATAAAAAAAGGGAGTCCGCGATTTTAATCGCCAGACTCCAAAACATGATATGAACGAGGGGTGTTCATCTGAAAAGAGGACTGAAGTTGGTGCAGAACTTCGTTCCTACTCCTTTAGTATAAAAGAAAATTGTAACCGCTTCTGTCCCACATATTGCATTTTTGTGAACGTTTTCACGTTATTCGATTGCATTAATAATACCTAAACCGATGACCGACAAAAGGACGATCAAAATAAAGATGAACACCATCTCGTTTGGCGATCGAAAACCATCATACAATTCAACCTTCTCTTCAACAAGCACATTTTCATGCACGACGACCGGGTCCGTTTCTGCATAAATGACCATCGGAACGCTCGACAGCATAACGGCCAACATAATGGCTAATACGTATTTCATGACACACCTCTTATTTGTATTCATTGGTACTAGTATAGCATGTCTAAATCCTAAAATTTTTGCGGGGAATGACGTGGTCTTGTCGATGTGGATAAATATCACAAGCACGGCCACTAAATCATTATTTTATTCTTTTTTAGGCTTTTTTGGGTAATTCAACGACCTAACAGGACTTTAGCCCTACGAAAAACAGCTTCAAACGGTGTCGAAACACCAAAAATAAACTTTTGGATACCAATAAATGTTCATCAATTAGATGTTATCTTTATTATATGGTAGCGCTTACAATTTAAGGGTACCATACATAAAAAAAGAAAGAAGGAATCCCTTTGAAACGCACTATTACTTTTCTAGAGGCACGGCAATTGACAATGAAACACCGTTTGGCGGTCAGAAAATTATACGACCTCAAGGATGACCCGATCATCCTTAGTATCCCGGCCTCTCATCAGATTTACACAGCGTTTGAAGGAGACCAACCCGTAGCAGCCATCGCGGCCGAACGTGTGGATTATGAAGGAAGACGATCAATCCTCCTCCGTCATGAGGCGTACCGAGATCGCCACATTTTCCAAGGTTTGGTCGATCGACTTTTCGATCAGCTGAGCCGAGAGACGATTCATGAAACGTCTGTCTTGTTGCAAGTCAAACAAAATCAAGACCAAGACAAACTACAATTATTCCAATCACTCGGATTTACAGCTTACCATGAGTCGTTACACTATGTGTTGCCACTTATTCCTTATGAAAAAGAGGCGTACAACAACTGGTCCTTAACGTTAGTGGAAGCAAACAGCCATTCTACGTGGTTGCATCACCGTAATCTTTACGCCCACGTCTTATCAGACATTTTACCGATGTCGAAGGAACGTTTACAAAGTTACATCGAACGCGGTCACGTCTGTTACACGCTCCATCATGATGGAAAACCTGTCGGGATTCTGCGTGCCCGAATTGGAGAGAATGATGTCAACGTTCATGAAGTTCATGTATTTGGTGGAGATGACATCATGCAAGATGCGATTTCATTTTTACAGCGCACGTTCCATAAAAATCTAAAACCATCGCGACAGCTTCGGTTAACCGCCACTTCTCTTCAACCAGAATTACAGTTCGCCATCATCAAACAAGAGCCGCTTTCGAAACAACCTGCCTTCTATACGATGACGACTGAAATTACCCCCGCCGTCTCTTACGCTAGATAAAAAAAAGCGCCCATCGCTTCGTTCTTTTCGGTTGAAAAGATACGTCCGATGGGTGCTTTTTTTCATTCAGCGGCAGTTGTCGATTCCATGGCCAGCGGAGGCATCTCTTCGAACAAGGCGGTCCGTAGCCCAATGTCACGCGGATCGAGTGAGGCGATTCGGTCGAATTGAATCTCCCGATCGTCCACCTTGAACCAATATGTGATGTGCGGCTCATCCGCGAAGCGAAGGGCATAGTTCGATCCATTTAAATGGAAGTCTACCTCGGTCGACAAGATTTCTGTTGGACCAATTTTTTTATGAGTCGTCAGTCGTTCGAGCACGACTTGTTCTTCATTGATTCGGTAATCGACAAACGTCGCAAGTGAGAGTCCAAACACAAATGACACCAGCGCGAATGCGCTGATCAATCCAAGAGTGATCTTTCCGTTCATTCCGCCGTCCCTCCCTCTCTTAGTATATCGGATAACGGTAAATCGTTGTGAAGTGACATTTTGTTCAAGTTTAGGCAAACTAGAGCGAGAGGAGGGATGAATATGCACATTGATCATACTGGAATCGCTGTCCGGGATTTAGACGAGGCGATTTCATTTTACACGACAGTCCTACAAGGAAAGCTCGTTGACCGTTATACGAATACGGCGGTCGGCGTCGAAACGGAGATTGCCGTCATCCACGTCGGGGACGACGTGATTGAACTGCTGTTACCGACTAGTCCGGCGAGTCCCATCGCCCGCTTTATGAAGGCAAGGGGCAAAGGTGTCCACCATATCGCTTACCGGGTCGACGATTTAGAGCAATCAATGGACACGCTCAAGCGGGATGGCATCACATTTTTAGAAGAAACGCTTCGAACGACAGCGAAAGGACGGCGTCTGATCTATATGGACCCGCGCCATTCGGGCGGTGTCATCGTCGAACTGTGTGACTACCCAAAAATCAAGCAGTGATGGACCCCTCACTGCTTGATTATCGTCTGTTCGATGATGGCCCGGTTTTTCGATTTTAACCGTTCGTTGTGTGAAGATACCATCGCCGTCTTGGTCGCATCAGGATCGATGAACGTTTTCGCGCTGTTCACGGCGTTCGCCGCGTCTTGGAACGCCCCGGCAATCAAATGAACCTTTCCTTCATGCGTCAAAATATCCCCTGCCGCATACAAGCCCGGCACAGACGACTCACTTCGCGCATTGCCTGACACGTAATAGCCGTCCTTCATGTCGACCTGGAGTTCGCAATCACCTAACAGTGTCGCGTCTTGTTCATAGCCGTGGTTAATGACGACTTCGTCCACTTCCACGTGTTCGGTCTCACCTGTGACGCAATCTACTAGCTCCACCGCATCGATCATCTGTCCATCCCGTGAGATTAAGTCGTGAATGCGGGTTGACAAGCGACAATCGACGCGCCCGCAGCGCAACTTCTCTACTTGAGACTCATGTCCCTTCAACGCCTCTTTCCGATGCGTCAAAATGACGCGTTCAGCAATCGGCTCTAACTCATTCGCCCAGTCAATCGCGCTGTTTCCGCCCCCGGAGATGAGCACCGTCTTGCCTTTGAAACGCATAAGCGACTTTACCGTGTAATGAAGGTTTGACACTTCGAAGCGTTCGGCTCCGCTGATTTCAATCTTTTGTGGTTGTAGGATCCCGCTTCCCGTCGCGACGATGACCGTCTTGGAGATGTGACGGCCATGCGTGCCGTCTAAAATGAAATGGCCGTCATGATCTTTCGTCATCGACTCCACTTTTTCCCCTAAGACGACGGTCGGCTCGAACGTGAGCCCTTGCTCGACCAGCTGTTCAATCAGTTTTGCCCCAGTCGTCGGCGTCACACCCCCGACATCCCAAATCATCTTTTCGGGATAGACATGAATTTTTCCCCCGAGGTGCGGTTGAAACTCAATCAATTTTGTTTTCATACCGCGCAGACCGCTATAAAATGCGGCATATAGCCCGGCCGGTCCTCCACCGATAATCGTCACATCGAATATGTCTTGTCCCTTCATCCCACTCAACCATCCTTCCACGTGTCCACTCGTCATTGATTATCATTCTCACTCACTATACCGTGTATCACGCGGAAGCACAATCCGTTTTCTCTCAAACTGAAGATTGACAGAAAGTGAAGCGCTTGCTATAGTGAGTACGATATTGAGAATCATTATCACATTTGGCGATACGAGAGGAGAATCACTATGTCACGCATACATACAACAGACATCGAGGTCGGTTATGGGGACAAAACGATCGTCAAACAGCTCAGTTTAACGATTCCGGACCGTCAAATCACGACCATTATCGGACCGAACGGTTGCGGCAAGTCGACGCTGTTGAAAGCGATGACGCGAATCCTCTCGCCTTCAAAGGGATCGGTCCATTTAGACGGTGCCGATATCGCCAAATGTAAAACGAAAGACATCGCTAAAAAGATGGCGATTTTACCGCAGACGCCTGAAGGCGCAAGCGGCTTGACCGTCGGCGAGCTCGTCGCCTATGGCCGCTTTCCTTACCAGTCCGGATTCGGCCGATTGACGAAGCGCGATCATGAGGTCATCGATTGGGCGCTCGACGTCACCGGGACGCTCGACTATAAAGACCGGAGCGTCGATGCCTTATCCGGCGGTCAACGCCAACGGGTATGGATCGCGATGGCACTCGCGCAAGAGACCGATTTGATTTTCCTGGACGAACCGACGACTTACCTCGACTTGGCCCATCAACTCGAGGTGCTCGAACTGCTCGAGACACTGAATCGCGAGCAAGGCCGTACGATCGTCATGGTCCTTCACGATTTGAATCAAGCCGCTCGTTTCGCTGATCACATCGTGGCGATGAAAGATGGCGAAGTGCTCGCGACGGGATCTGCCGAAGAAGTCATCTGTCCGCTCGTCTTGCGCCAAGTGTTCCACATCGATGCCATTATCGGTCGTGACCCACGCACCGAGAAACCGATGTGCCTGACGTATCATTTAATCAAAGAAGAAGCATTTGTCGAGACAGCGGCACCACGCCCAGATTTGATTCATGCTTGATGCCCTGCCTGTTCCGTTATCAGGCAGGGTCTTTTTGATTCGACAGCGAACAAGTCGAAGAGAGCATACCGAACCCGCCCTTACGGTTTTTGGACAAACAGGCACGGGTATGAGTGAGAAGAGAGTGAAGGAGGAGTTGCTATGGATTGGCTCGATGGATTGTTCGTCGTCACCTCGATGGCTTGGCTTTATGAGCTATGGCGTTATCGCAATCGTGACGATACGAAAGACGGGCGGAGCGAACATATGAGTTTTTATGTCGTCTCGTTCGTCATGGTGATCGTGTTCGCAGGTTCGCTCGGTTACTCTGTATTGACGGACTTGCGTCAAAGCGTCTCTTTACGTTTGATCGGTCTTGCATGTTACATAGCCGGTGTCGCCCTCCGGTATTGGGGAATCGCTCATTTACGGCATCAGTTCACACGTCATGTCGTCGTCCGACCTACCGATGAGATTGTCAGCACAGGTCCATACCGGTTTTTACGGCACCCGCTCTACACAGGGCTATTGTTTATCACGTTCGGGTTCTCACTTTACTACAGTTACGTACTGTTCGCGGTAGTCGGAACGATTGCGATGGGGGCAGCACTGTTATGGCGCATCCACATCGAAGAGAAGATGTTGACCGCACATTTCGGCGAAGCTTACGCCGTATGGTCGAAGTCCCGGAAACGTTTGCTTCCGTTCATCTACTGAAAAAGACGCGGCCTCGCCATAGCGAGAGCCGCGTCTTTTGTTCACACTGAGAATTTCCCAAGCAATCGGACGATCATGAAGCCAGCCAGGAACGAGACCATACTCAATCCCCACATGACGGTCGTCTCCGGAAGACCTGGGAAGACGACGGCGAGCGATCCGATGACGAGGCCAAGGATGACAGAAAACGTCATACCCGGATAGTTCGCGAGCAGATGGCGAATGACTTTACTGCTGACGATAAACCCTACGGCGACACCGAGACCTACGATCCCGATGACGAGCACGTTCAAATTCGACAACGCACTAATGACCGTCGGATAGACGCCGATCAACAGCAAGACGAACGACCCACTAATACCCGGAAAGAGCATCGCCATACTGCCAAGCCAGCCCGAGAAGAACAAGAGGACCGCCGTCCCCGCCGTCACATCGGTGATGACTGCCGTGTCCGCCGGTTTGATGATGGCCATGCTCGCGACGAGAATCGTGCCCACAATCATTGCGGCAATGTGGATCGGTCGCATCGTTGCCCGCGACTTGAATTCAAACAACAAGAGCGGGATGATCCCTAAAATCAAGCCGATAAAGAAAAACTGCGTCGGGGCATGGTAGTTCAGCAATAAAAACTCGATGACGCGGCTGAGCCCTAAAATCGCCCCGCCCATTCCGATGGCGAGCGGAATCAAGAACCCGATATGTTTTTTCCAGTGCCGGCTAAACACACCGCTAATCGCTTCAATCAACCGGTCATAAATCCCTAAAATGACTGCAATCGTGCCGCCGCTGACGCCAGGGATCAAATCACTCGTCCCCATCGCCATGCCGCGTAGTATATTTTTCCATTCCATAAATGCGTAAGCTCCTTTGTTCGCTAGTTCAGTTCAAGCATTCAGTATAGCCGAGAACACCAATTCATGCATCGGTTTCAAGACCGAGAAAACGGACTTTCGTCCGTTCTCACACTTCGAGCGCCATATAGTCGAATCGAGCACCTGAAATATCAATTTCTTTCTCTTTTTGAAAACCGAGCCGTTCGTACAGTCGGGCCGCGGCCGGATTAGACTGGTCGACGTTCAATGTGACGACCGGGATACCGGATGCACGGGCATGACCGATGACGTGTCGAATCAAGTTCGTCCCGATCCCGCGACCGCCAAAACGGGTGTCGACCGCGACCGAGTCGATATATAAGACGTTCCCTTCTGTCTCGACATCGAGTTGTCCGATTTGGCCAGCTTGCAGCAACCAACGTTGAATCGGTTCATCCAGGGCAGCCGCCGCTTCTCCCGGATACGCGATAATAATGCCTGCGATCGTATGGTCGACGTCTGCGACCCAAATGTTTTCATAACTCAAACGATTTGCTGGACGGCTTATCCACATGGCGAGCCGCTCGAGTACTTGCTCTTTCTCCGTCGTCCCGGTAAGCGTGTAGGCGATGTCATGGATGGCCGCATAGACGAGTGGGGCCACGTTTGTTGCCTCTGTTGGTTTAGCTTGTCGAATATTCATCAATATCTCCTCCATCTACCACTTTATCATATTGGCAAAAAGAGTGGGTTTGTCAACGAACGAACTGTGGGATGATACAAACAGAAGGGAGGAAGATCTATGAAAGCTATTTTGACAGGCATGAACGGTACTGTCGCCCCCGTCGTGGCGGCAACGTTACAGCGCCACGGGATCGAACCCGTCGCGTGGGACCGAAACAAAGTATCTACATCGAACGAAAGCGAGATGCGTGATTTCATCGAATCGACCCGGCCCGATTACTTTCTCCATATCGGGATGGGCTCCGTCGAGTGGGCCGAAACGCTGGCAAGACTATGTGGCGAGTATAGAATCCCGTTCCTCTTCACAAGTACCGTCTCTGTCTTCTCGGATGATGTGACGGGTCCGATCACACCGGACACGCCACCTGACGCTAAAGACGAGTACGGATCTTACAAACGGGCGTGCGAGCAAGCCATCGCCCGTGCCAACCCTGGCGCCCAGATCGTCCGTCTCGGATGGCAAATCGGTGACAACGCCGGTTCAAACAATATGATGGACTATCTCGAGACCGAGATGGAACAAAAAGGCGTCATCATCGCGAGCACACATTGGTATCCTTCGTGTTCTTTCTTAGAAGACACGGCCGAGGCACTGTTCAACATCTTGACGAAACGAGGTGCCGGTCTGTATCAATTGAACGGGAATACGAGCCATTCGCTTTACGACATCGCCTCCGCCCTCGCCGAACATCATGATCGTCCTTGGCGCATCGAGCAGGCCGACGAACCGAAACGTGACAATCGCATGGTCGATACGAATATCACCATTCAACCGATCACAAAACGATTAGCGCTTCACAGAAAATGAACCACCCGTTCGGGTGGTTCAGATTGTTGACTAACAGAATGTTTTCGCTCCTCCTCTTGGCGCCTCCGCTTTCCTAGGGGCGAGCAGGGAGCCGCATCGCGACGTTGTCGCTGCTGGGTCTCCCTCCGCTCGCTGATCCCTCAGGAGTCTCCGGCGCCGTCGGATGAGCGTCGCGAGAGGCCGCCCTTGGGTGGCCTCTCGTCTTTTTCTGAGGCCTCGACGGCCGATAGAAAAAGCCCCCGATGCGGGCTAAAACCTCGAAAAGCGGGAACTGGTATGTATGGATCGTCACCGCCTCCGAACAGGAAGGGGAATCATCATGTACCGAGTCCATATCGCCAAACGCCATGAACCAATCCGCACCGACGCCTCGCTGGACCAACTGGTCCCGAAAGACCACCTCGTCCGCAAACTCGACCGCCACATCGACTTCTCCATCGTCCACCGGCTATGCGCGCCGCTGTATTCAAACACCGGACAGCCCGGCATCGACCCCGAGATCCTCATCAAGATCATCCTGCTCGGCCCGCTGTTCAACATCCGTTCCGTGCGACAGACCATCAAGGAAATCGAGACGAACCTCGCGTACCGTTGGTTCCTCGGGCTCGGGATGGACGAGAAAATTCCCGACCATTCGACGATCAGCCAGGCCTATCGACGCCGGTTCGCCGGCACGGACGTCTTTCGACAAATCTTCGAGGACATCGTGGGCCAGGCCGAAGCCCACGGCTTCATTTCAGGGCGCATCCTGATCACCGACTCGACCCACATCCGAGCCAACGCGAACAAGAAGAAGTTCGACAAGGTCGAGGTCGAGCAGGTCGTCGGCGATGTCGAGGAAGAGCTTCTCGGCCGGGTGAACGAGGAACGGGCCAAACGAGGAAAAAAGCACTGAAGCCCGCGCGACAGAAGAGGAAGCGTCGACTCATCAAGGTGAGCCGGACCGACCCTGACGCGGGCTATATGTACCGTGACCAGAAGCCGGAAGGCTTTTTCTGGCTGGTGCACCGGACGGTCGACGCCAAGCACAACTTCATCGTCGATGTGCATGTCACGCCCGGGAACGTGTCGGACAGCACCGTCTATCTTGACCGTCTCGACTATATCCTCAACCGTTTCGCCTATCCGCTCGAGGCGGTCGCGCTCGATGCCGGTTACTACACGACCGAGATCGCGAAGGCACTCGTCGAGCGCGGCGTTTTCGGCGTCATCGCCTGGCGGCGGTTCGGTGGGAAGAAGGGGATGATTCGAAAGACGCGGTTCACCTACCTGCCGGACGTGGACGCCTATCTGTGTCCGGCGAAACAGCACCTCACCTATAAGACGACCGACCGTCACGGCTATCACCAGTACGCGTCCGATCCTGCCATCTGTCAGAACTGCCCGCTCCTCGAGAAGTGCACGTCAAGCCGATCGCATCGGCGCGTCATCACTCGCCACATCGATGAGTCCTACCGCGAAGCGGTGAGTGAGAACCGTCTGTCCGCATCGGGCAAGCACCTCTACCGTCTCCGGCCACAGACGGTGGAGCGCTCGTTCGCCGACGGGAAGGAGCTCCACGGTC
Encoded here:
- a CDS encoding sugar nucleotide-binding protein, whose protein sequence is MKAILTGMNGTVAPVVAATLQRHGIEPVAWDRNKVSTSNESEMRDFIESTRPDYFLHIGMGSVEWAETLARLCGEYRIPFLFTSTVSVFSDDVTGPITPDTPPDAKDEYGSYKRACEQAIARANPGAQIVRLGWQIGDNAGSNNMMDYLETEMEQKGVIIASTHWYPSCSFLEDTAEALFNILTKRGAGLYQLNGNTSHSLYDIASALAEHHDRPWRIEQADEPKRDNRMVDTNITIQPITKRLALHRK
- a CDS encoding ABC transporter ATP-binding protein, translating into MSRIHTTDIEVGYGDKTIVKQLSLTIPDRQITTIIGPNGCGKSTLLKAMTRILSPSKGSVHLDGADIAKCKTKDIAKKMAILPQTPEGASGLTVGELVAYGRFPYQSGFGRLTKRDHEVIDWALDVTGTLDYKDRSVDALSGGQRQRVWIAMALAQETDLIFLDEPTTYLDLAHQLEVLELLETLNREQGRTIVMVLHDLNQAARFADHIVAMKDGEVLATGSAEEVICPLVLRQVFHIDAIIGRDPRTEKPMCLTYHLIKEEAFVETAAPRPDLIHA
- a CDS encoding DUF368 domain-containing protein, with the protein product MEWKNILRGMAMGTSDLIPGVSGGTIAVILGIYDRLIEAISGVFSRHWKKHIGFLIPLAIGMGGAILGLSRVIEFLLLNYHAPTQFFFIGLILGIIPLLLFEFKSRATMRPIHIAAMIVGTILVASMAIIKPADTAVITDVTAGTAVLLFFSGWLGSMAMLFPGISGSFVLLLIGVYPTVISALSNLNVLVIGIVGLGVAVGFIVSSKVIRHLLANYPGMTFSVILGLVIGSLAVVFPGLPETTVMWGLSMVSFLAGFMIVRLLGKFSV
- a CDS encoding VOC family protein is translated as MNMHIDHTGIAVRDLDEAISFYTTVLQGKLVDRYTNTAVGVETEIAVIHVGDDVIELLLPTSPASPIARFMKARGKGVHHIAYRVDDLEQSMDTLKRDGITFLEETLRTTAKGRRLIYMDPRHSGGVIVELCDYPKIKQ
- a CDS encoding GNAT family N-acetyltransferase gives rise to the protein MNIRQAKPTEATNVAPLVYAAIHDIAYTLTGTTEKEQVLERLAMWISRPANRLSYENIWVADVDHTIAGIIIAYPGEAAAALDEPIQRWLLQAGQIGQLDVETEGNVLYIDSVAVDTRFGGRGIGTNLIRHVIGHARASGIPVVTLNVDQSNPAAARLYERLGFQKEKEIDISGARFDYMALEV
- a CDS encoding NAD(P)/FAD-dependent oxidoreductase; translation: MKGQDIFDVTIIGGGPAGLYAAFYSGLRGMKTKLIEFQPHLGGKIHVYPEKMIWDVGGVTPTTGAKLIEQLVEQGLTFEPTVVLGEKVESMTKDHDGHFILDGTHGRHISKTVIVATGSGILQPQKIEISGAERFEVSNLHYTVKSLMRFKGKTVLISGGGNSAIDWANELEPIAERVILTHRKEALKGHESQVEKLRCGRVDCRLSTRIHDLISRDGQMIDAVELVDCVTGETEHVEVDEVVINHGYEQDATLLGDCELQVDMKDGYYVSGNARSESSVPGLYAAGDILTHEGKVHLIAGAFQDAANAVNSAKTFIDPDATKTAMVSSHNERLKSKNRAIIEQTIIKQ
- a CDS encoding methyltransferase family protein is translated as MDWLDGLFVVTSMAWLYELWRYRNRDDTKDGRSEHMSFYVVSFVMVIVFAGSLGYSVLTDLRQSVSLRLIGLACYIAGVALRYWGIAHLRHQFTRHVVVRPTDEIVSTGPYRFLRHPLYTGLLFITFGFSLYYSYVLFAVVGTIAMGAALLWRIHIEEKMLTAHFGEAYAVWSKSRKRLLPFIY